The Gemmata palustris genome includes a region encoding these proteins:
- a CDS encoding DUF1552 domain-containing protein, with the protein MYQQPLSRRTVLRAAGAALALPFLDAMLPRLQSAPSTFKPWAKSSVAAVPRMICCYVPNGVNILEWVPKDSGEKYTLSPTLEALKDFRSDVTVVSGLGHPAAQGGHSGADTWLTAANLKAKPGADYTNGVSVDQLAAQLHGKQTRFPSLQLSDMSGTGGAGHSNTLSFDANGTPLPAENSPRRLFDRLFVPDTVGDRAAALKRHAERRSILDDVAAESAALNGKLGATDRRKLDEYLSSVRSTEKQVERMQSWVDRPKPNVKDTGLQLGSKPMDGHDRPMWLDVMLELSYLAFVTDVTRVVTFEWSREASGYGGSGENHHELSHHGGDAGMLSKLAAIDRFHLSKLGRFLGLMKATPEGDGTVLDRTVVVYGSGMNSGAGGEHSPKNLPLLVAGGRKLGLKLGSHLAHNPTKSPPLSSVLLSVAQKMGVETDKFADSAGTLTGLV; encoded by the coding sequence GTGTACCAGCAGCCCTTGTCCCGGCGCACGGTCCTTCGCGCCGCCGGCGCCGCGCTGGCGCTGCCGTTCCTCGACGCCATGCTGCCGCGGCTCCAGTCGGCACCGTCCACGTTCAAGCCGTGGGCCAAATCGTCGGTCGCCGCAGTGCCTCGGATGATCTGTTGCTACGTGCCCAACGGCGTCAACATCCTCGAGTGGGTGCCAAAGGACAGCGGCGAGAAGTACACCCTTTCGCCCACGCTCGAGGCGCTCAAAGACTTCCGCTCGGACGTCACCGTCGTTTCGGGGCTCGGGCACCCCGCGGCGCAGGGCGGGCACAGTGGGGCCGACACGTGGCTCACCGCCGCGAACCTGAAGGCGAAGCCCGGGGCCGACTACACGAACGGCGTGTCGGTCGATCAGCTCGCGGCCCAGCTCCACGGCAAGCAGACCCGGTTCCCGTCGCTCCAGCTCTCCGACATGTCCGGCACCGGCGGGGCCGGGCACAGTAACACTCTCTCGTTTGACGCGAACGGTACGCCGCTCCCGGCCGAGAACTCGCCCCGGCGCCTGTTCGATCGACTATTCGTTCCCGATACCGTTGGGGACCGGGCCGCAGCGCTAAAACGGCACGCCGAGCGGCGGTCGATCCTCGACGACGTCGCGGCCGAGTCCGCCGCGCTCAACGGCAAGTTGGGGGCAACGGACCGGCGGAAGCTGGACGAGTACCTGAGCAGCGTCCGGTCCACCGAGAAACAGGTCGAGCGGATGCAGAGCTGGGTGGACCGGCCGAAACCGAACGTCAAAGATACCGGGTTGCAACTCGGCAGCAAACCGATGGACGGCCACGACCGCCCCATGTGGCTCGACGTCATGCTGGAGCTGTCGTACCTCGCGTTCGTGACGGACGTGACGCGGGTCGTGACGTTCGAGTGGAGCCGCGAGGCGAGCGGGTACGGCGGGAGCGGGGAGAACCACCACGAGTTGTCGCACCACGGGGGGGACGCGGGGATGCTCAGCAAACTCGCGGCCATCGACCGCTTCCACCTGTCGAAACTCGGGCGGTTCTTGGGCCTGATGAAGGCCACCCCCGAGGGGGACGGCACGGTGCTCGACCGCACCGTGGTCGTGTACGGGTCGGGGATGAACAGCGGGGCCGGCGGAGAGCACTCGCCCAAGAACTTGCCGCTCCTCGTGGCCGGCGGGCGAAAACTCGGGCTGAAACTCGGTTCCCATTTGGCCCACAACCCGACCAAGTCCCCTCCCCTTTCGAGCGTCCTGCTGTCGGTGGCGCAAAAGATGGGAGTCGAAACCGACAAGTTCGCCGACAGCGCCGGTACACTCACCGGGTTAGTGTGA